One stretch of Arachis duranensis cultivar V14167 chromosome 1, aradu.V14167.gnm2.J7QH, whole genome shotgun sequence DNA includes these proteins:
- the LOC107472986 gene encoding chlorophyll synthase, chloroplastic-like: protein MASLSLNMVSVPPRTTTISCTRTRVPSLPFSFTRRRLTIRATETDTNNVKSQAPDKAPSKDGSSMNQLLGIKGAAQESLSGLVRLCLGHSHPTLLS from the exons ATGGCTTCACTTTCTCTCAACATGGTTTCAGTTCCaccaagaacaacaacaatctCATGCACAAGAACAAGGGTGCCTTCACTTCCTTTCTCATTCACTA GGAGGAGATTAACTATTAGAGCAACAGAAACCGATACAAATAATG TTAAGTCTCAGGCACCGGATAAGGCTCCGTCGAAAGACGGTTCAAGCATGAATCAGCTTCTTGGTATTAAAGGAGCTGCTCAAGAATCACTGA GTGGGCTGGTCAGGCTTTGTTTGGGACACTCACATCCGACATTATTGTCCTGA